ACGTTCAGATCGGCCGGGTTCTTATCATCAAATGACCGGAAGAACCTGACATTTATCAATTTCAATTATGCGGGCGCATCGCCGGATAAGATGCTCGTCGTTACCACACAGGGTGGCATTGATGGAGAAGACGCCACTGCAAAAATCGGAGGTTATTCTGGTAGCGGTTTAATGATGAAAAAGGTGCCTGTTTTGTGCGGCCTGGTAACCAAACTCAATGATGAAACTGCATTTGCCGGAAATGTTCATGTGAAAGACCTGAGCTATTTGCCAATCAACGAATTGCTCAACACACATGATTCGACTAATGAGAAGATCAGGTATACCAGCGATGCTCACCATATTATCATTAATGAAGACGGCGATCTCATCGATTTAAGTAAAGTGGAAGTGAATGGTGTCAAATTGAATATTTGGAAGGCTGTCGGTAACATCAGGAAAGATCTGGCAGATGATTGGTTTCAGGACCCTTTGCGATTTAAAGACATCCTTTACTCTGCAGATATTTATAAGCTGATCAAAGCAAACCTGGCTAATGGCAAATACCAGCCAAAAGACCCTGAACTATACGCGATTCCAAAGGAAGGATTTACCACACGAAAGGCGGTACAAACTGCATTTTTAGACAGGGTGATTTACCAGGCCGCAGTTGACCATCTGGCCAATGAACTGGATAACAAGGTCATCTCCAGTCATGTCTATTCTGTGCGATATAATTATAACGTCACTAATAATCACGATTACTTTTTTTTTCATACGGTAGAACAGTGGCGAAAATTCCAGTATCAGATACATGATACCATTAATCCAGCTATGCCGTACCTTGTAGCAACCGATATTACCAATTTTTACGATAACATCGCTGCGCATAGCTTGCAAACAGCCTTAACAGAACACAGGATCAATGTGAGCGATAAATCCGCTTATGACAGCGCTTGTGCAATTGTTATCGAACAAATCAGAAAATGGCAGAGCAACACCGGGCCGCTGAGTGATGGGATACCGCAAAACCGGGAGCCGTCTGCATTTTTAGCAAATCTCCTGCTCGCCAATGTGGATAAGCAAATGATAGCGGACTTCCCACACTATTACAGGTATATGGACGATATCCGCATTACTTGTAAAGATAAGTTTGAGGCCCGGAGAGCCCTGATGTTCCTGATCGACAAATTATCGGAAATAGGTTTAAATTTAAATTCACAAAAGACAAAGATTCTTAATTATAATGACGGTGCAGACAGAGGCAAAATTGAAGAATACACCCCGGCGCTGGATAAAGAAATCGAACAAATCTGCAGTCTGATGGATTCGGGAAAATCACGGGAGGTGCAAATATCAGTGATCATGGTAAATAAAATGTTCCATGAGTCACTATCCGATATTCACGATTTGACCAAACGCAAGAAATTCAAATTCGCGATAGAGCGCTTACAACGGTTTTCCCGTACCCCATTGTTAAAGGATCTGATCAACTTTTCAGAAATCGTAAAAGCGATCATTGAGCGTTTTGAAGATAATCCCTGGTACTCTGAAATTTATACCCGCTTTTTGCTGACAGTAGACCGGCAGTACATTACCAATGATTTGCTTGCCATTTTAATCCCGTTAGTAATTAATGCGAGTAAGAACATCTACACCTGGCAATCTTATTTGATCCTGAAGCTTTTAGCCTTTCACCAGGTTGCCGATACGGAACTTCAACAGTTTGCTCAGAAAATAATCAACCATTCACAGGGAGTAGAAAAAGCACCTGTTGTTGCGGGTGCTTGTCTTTACCTGGCATCGGTCGATACGACCTCCATCAATTTAATCAAGTCTTCATTCAATCGCGGCTATTTTCAAAGCCATCTGTCAAAAAGATGCGCGTTAATATGCCTTCAATCCATTGCCCCGGGTGATCTAAATAATAGCTACCTGGATGCAGTAGATAAAGAGATTCATTTGAAAGCATATAATAAGTTTACAGAATTCGGGAAACAGTCATTTGTTTACGGTTTGCCAAAATTGAAGGTCAATCAAATATCCAGGGACTTACCACAAATCATTTCGTTGCTATGAACCAATTTGTCATCAATAATTTATCAGTAGCGAGTGGTGCTGGGCATTCCACCTTTTACGTTTATGACGGCTCAGCCTACAAGACAGTAACTTCTATGGCTTTGATAGCAGAAGAAAAGACGAATATTATATCTTTCGATTGGGATAATGTTATTTCCTGGCTAAGCGCACGCAAAGAGGCGATGCCCAAATACATCATTGATATTGAACAAATTGCAAAACAGTTGTACGGGCAAAAAAAAGCCAGGCAGGATTTATTGCCGTGGTCCGTTTGGAATATTTTAAGAGCATTCTATAATGAGGATACCGAAAAGGATGATTTTAAAAAAACACAGAAATTGTATCAGGGACTCGCCGATGCGGATGAACCGGAACGGCAGCGGCTTTTTTATCGAATGCTCTCAGCGATGTACACTTGCTATGAACAGCAACTCAAAGAGTTGAATGCGAAAGGTGAATATGACCGATTTTATCATGTTGAACGACCTATACGTGTCATCAACTTAGAGCGTACTTATAAAGGAATTACTATCAATACCGGCAGTGTTTCTAATTGGGTAAGTCAGCTTAGCCATGAGGTATATAAACTCCGGAACCGGCTTCAATTGGAATTTGATATTGTATCTCCGACGGATGTAAAGACGGTGCTGAGCAAAATTGAAGATAAAGCGTTGATCCGGGAAGCAAGAGAATTGATAGAAGAAAAAGGCTATTATTTTTTTTTAAAGGACTCAAAATTAAGGCACCCCTTAATAGAGTTGCTGTATCAGGAGAAAAAGTCTACTACTGACCTGAACGCTTTATTATCAATAGGTGCGCTAAACCCTACGCAGCAAAAGATATATCCAGTTTACGACTCTTTCGGCACCATTACCGCCAGGACAAAAGTAGTAACGCCCAACTTGCAGAACCTGACAAGGAAATTCAGAAGTATTGTAAGCGCCGATAAAAAGAAAGAGTTATTATATATCGATTATGCGCAATTTGAAGCCGGGATACTTGCTGATGATTCAAAGGATGTCGCCTTAATCAATGCATACAATACTTCCTACATTTATGATTCGATTGGTGAAAAAATCCAAGTAGAAAAATACATTACAGATAAAGTGGAACAACTTAAATTTTGCAAAAGCTTATTTTATAAGTATTCCTACGGTATGGATATCAGCAATAACATCGGTATCCTGAAGGACTTTAAATTAGAAGCACATGCCCCGACGCTTTCCAAATTGATTGTTGATGCTTTTAGTTCTTTTACTACATTGGATGCCTACAGGACAGCAATTAAAGAAAAAGCATTGACCGAGAATAAAATCGGAACCCGCGACGGAAACTATCGCTATCGACTTGAAAATGAGAAAAACGTATCCTGGGCGATGAGCCAACGAATTCAGGGAACCGCTTCCCTAATCATTAAACGAGCAATTATAAAATTGCGTTCCATTGATAACGAAATAGAATTTCTAATTCCAATGCATGACGCAGCTTTATTTCAGGTGCCAAAAGAGACTGCGAAAGAAAAGGAAGATACTATTCAACGGATTTTTGAAGAGGAATTTCTAAAAGAATGTCCTTCATTGAAGGTTTCTGCAAAGTTTAAGAACTTTTGCGATTAGCATACTATTAAATAAACCGTCCTGTTTTCGTCGTTAATGTTGTTTTGAAACTCCTAAAAAATACTGATCGAGAACCAGAACTTAATAATATCCTTAATTTAGATGCGTGGAAACAGGCTTCAACGTACAGGATCTGGCTATTAAATTTTTAGAGGATTGCAACGCACCAGTATTCCTGACGGGCAAGGCCGGAACGGGAAAAACGACACTGCTTCACCGGATTAAAACGGCGAACACTAAAAATATGGCTGTTGTCGCGCCGACAGCGGTGGCTGCGATCAATGCAGGCGGAACGACAATCCATTCTTTTTTCCAGATGCCTATCGGCCCCCTGCCGCCGAACAGCGGCGAGCCACTGGCGCTGCGGATGAGCCGTGAAAAAACAGTGCTGCTCATTAAGCTTGAACTGCTGATCATTGATGAGATCAGTATGGTCCGGGCCGATACGCTCGATTACATCGATACGCTGCTTCGCTATGTGAAAGGTTCGGCCCAGCCCTTCGGCGGGGTCCAGGTGCTGATGATCGGCGATCTTTTTCAGTTGCCGCCGGTATGGGAACGCGACTGGCCGATCCTTGGCCGTTATTACCAGGGCCCTTACTTTTTTAACAGCCTCGTCCTTCAAAAGCATGATTTTTTTACTTTGGAACTTAGCCAAGTCTACCGCCAAACTGACCAGGCTTTTATTTCCATCCTCAATGAGATCCGGCATGGCCAGGTGACTGCTGAGCTGTTGGAACCGCTGAACAAGCATTACCGTTCTGAAGCAGAGATCGGCACCCTCCAGGATTACGTTACCCTTTCGACCCACGTGCAATCGGTCGACCGGATCAATACGCAGCGCCTGGAAGGCCTGGAGGGCGCTGCGTTCGTCTATAAAGCTGATGTTACCGGGGAGTTTGCCACGGATGCCTACCCGGCCGAAGCAGAACTTGTCCTCAAGGTGGGTGCGCAGGTCATGTTCGTCAAGAACGACCTGTCGGGAAAAAAGCAATATTTTAACGGGCGTACGGCGCGGGTCACCGGGCTGCAGGAAACGAGCATCCAGGTGGCCTTTCTCGATGACCACAGCGAATTCGAAGTGCTCAAAGAAACCTGGCAAAACGTAAAATTCGCCTTGTCGGCTTCAGAAAAGAAGATTAATGAGACCAGCGCCGGCTCATTTACGCAGTATCCCTTGCGGCTGGCCTGGGCGATCACGATCCATAAAAGCCAGGGCCTGACCTTCGATAAAGCGGTCATAGACGTTACCTCGGCTTTTGCAGCGGGACAAACCTATGTCGCACTCAGTCGCTGCCGGACGCTGGAAGGGATCGTATTGCGTTCCCCGATCAGGCCTGAAAATGTAAAGACCGCACCGGCCATCGTGGACTTCATGACAGCGGCGACATCAGGTTCGCCGGACCTGGCCACCTTAGCCGTAGCCAAAAAAATATCGGAATTTAACGTGATCAGCGACGCCTTCAATTTCGGAGTGCTGTCAGATGCCTGGACAGGCTTTAAAGACCAGCTGGAAAAACAAGCCGGGGACGCCGGGACGATCAATGCGCAGGAAGCCGTCGCGATGACCAAAGTATTCGGCAGCGAGCTCAGGGCCGTTGGTGACCGTTTTATTCAAAAAGAGCTGCGGCAGGGCCTGCCGCGGGCCGTGCTCCAGGAGCGCATCAATGCGGCGGCGGCGTTTTTCCAGCCCAAGCTATCAGGCCTGCAAGCGCAATTGGAGCATATCCTGCTGCAATTGCCTGGCAGCGAGCTGGAGTCCGAATTTTATAACCGCTATAATTACCTGCAGGCGAACATCCGGCAAAAACTGGCGATGCTGCATGGGGCCGTTCACTTTTCTACCGGGGCAGATATCTTACTTTATGCGCGGGATGCACTGGTCGGCTATAAACCTGTCTTTAAGAATTGGCGGCCCAAGACAACGGCTAAAGATGCCGACGTGGAAAACCCCGCGCTATACAAAGCACTGCTGGATTGGCGCGGGGAAACGGCGCAGCAGAAAGGCACGCCTGAATATTCACTGATCTCGGAGAAAATCTTGCGGGAGATCGCCAAGAAGCTACCAAAGACCTTCAGCCAGTTATCCGCGATCAAGAATTTCGGGGAGCAGCGCGCGCAGGAATATGGTGAGGCGATCCTCCGGATGGTCAGGGAATTCCTGGGGGAAGGCGATAGACTATTTTGAGCCGGCTGTGTTCAGGCCGAACTGTGCTTTCAACCCGTTGATCACGTCGGTCTCATGTTGATAGAAGTTTAGCGGGTCGGTCTGGGCAGTTTGCCAGGCGGCCGACAGTAATTCAGACACAGACTTATTCTGCGCGCCCAGAAGTTCTGTGCAGGGCGCCAGGTCGGCGTTATCATAAAAGCCGATGAACTCGTCAATGATCAGCTTGAACAGCTTATCCGGGTAGATCAGTTTATAGGCGGACGGCCGGAAGATCTCCGCTTCGCTCAGAAAGCGCTGCCAGGTCTCCTCGATCTGCTTTTTCTCTTCGGCGAGGCCCAGTTTTTCGAGCATCAGCAGGATGATCCGCATCCTGGCCTCATTGGCCGGGTGGGTATCGTTATATTCAAAGATCTTGGAGGAGCCGTGATCCGCGGAGATCAGTTTGAGGTTCGTCCAGGCGTAGGCCGCACCGGTCATATAGGTACCGGCTAGGTCACAGGAAAACTCCTCCAGCCAGGATACCTGCCAGAGGTATTTCGCGCGCTCCACTTCCGCTCCAAAATGGGCGTGCTGCTTTTTATCATGCAGGGTCGCGATCTCTCGTTTGAAGTGCTTTTCGATCTCCGGGGCGGAAAGCTCACAACTGCGGCCTTCGTACATCGAGTACAGCAAATGGCCGATCTCGTGGTACATGTCGGGCAGGTTCAGCAAACTGTTCTCCTCACCCGAAGGGATGGCGATGATCTCGAGCATGGGTACGGCCCAGTAATAATAGTCATGGTTACTGATCGTCGAAACGATGGGCGGCACGGAAGTGATGCGGTGCTCTTTGTAGATCTTCTTGATCAGCCGGTAAAAAAAGATCTCCGGGTCGCCGTAGTTCTTGATCGCCAGGAAGCGGTAAGTATGGTACGCGTTGAATTCCCGGTTCAGCCGGTTGTACTGAAACAGGTAATTCCCCGAAAGGTTATCATACTCCAGGCCGCCGATCTCCAGCGCCTGCTGGATGGGCTTACGGATCTCCCGGATCTTTAAAAGCGTGCTTTCGATGAAGCGGGTGCGGTAATCTTCATGATGCTCCATCCCGTTGATCTCAGCGATCACCAGGTCGATGCGGTGCAGCAGGTCGGCATATAAGGCTTTGACGAAATTCTTCATCCCCGCGATGATCTTAGTTTGCGGTAAAGCACGGAGGCTTCATTATCCAGGATTGAAATAAACCGGTCGATATCGCCCAGGTCCTTATTCGTCAGATGCTGATGGTTACGCAGCTTGGCCGCGGCCTGCTTCACCTGCTCGCGGTACTCCACGTTCTCCAAGATATACTTACGGAATAGCTGGTTCTCCGATAACTGGTATAGCGAACTCGATGACTCCTGCTTATCGTAGAAAGCCTCCAGCGTGGCTAGAATATTCAGCAGTTCCCGGTTAGCTTTGGCGACCTCCTCATCAGCGACCTGGAGCCGCGGATGCGTTTCCAGGATCTTTTTATTGGCGGCCATATTCCGCCTTTTCAGCACGATCACAGAGCCGTTGAGCTCGTTCGTCAGGCTGGAGACCGAACTGTATTTTTTATATAATAAAGTGAAATCACTCATCGCTTATTCCTCCATCGTATCCTGCAACAGTTTATATTCCTTGGCCTGTACGTTCGCATAGGTGTACTCATGGGCCACATCACGGATGATCAGGTCGATCAGTTTCAGCGGCAACGGTAATGAGCTGGCCCGGTCCGGCGCCGTGAAATTGAGCTGGGTCATCGCGAAAACATCATCGACGGCTTTATCGAAATCAATGTCGCCCCAGGCCAGGCTGACGCGGATCGGGTTGGATGAGCCGGGTATCTTATAGGGAAAGCCAGTGTTGAAGATATAACATTCTTTTCCCTCACGGATCGGCACGACCGTACCGGCATCCGCGTTGTCCAGCATATTGTTCTGATCGGGGACGGCGGCACGGATCGGGATGGCCGAAGACTTGGCGACATCGAGCACGGCCAGTTTAACTTCCGACTGGTCGATCTTGCCGTCCTCCCGCAGTTTATCAATGGCCGCCATCAGGGCCTTTTGCTCTTCTCCCCAGGAGGTCCCGTCACGCAGCACGACGATGCTTTTCGGAAACTCCTCCCCTGCATCCAGGTGGCGACTGAGCACCTCAACGATCTTATCCCGGATCAGGCCGGAATTGACCTTTTCGGTCCGGAAGGTATTTCCGGCCTTCTTAGCGGTCTTTTCGATATCGAAGACGATCTTTTCACCGTTCTTGAACAGAAAGCAGAAGCCCGCATAAAATTCATGCGCGTCGATCCCGATGTACAGATCGTAGTTCAGGTTCTTGGCCAGGGCATACGGCCATTTCCTGTTCACCACCAGGTATTTGAACAGCGTATTGACCTGGTACGATTTAAAATCCTGCATCTTATGGTCAGGCACATCGTAGATCTTGGCGCCACGGGCATCCATCGCCGAGCGCATATATCGCTTCAAACTTTTTTCACTGATACACTTGAGGTTGATCGTATCGAACAGCTCTTTCTTGACCAGCTTATGCAGGTTCTGGCTGAACCAGTTATTGCCTTCCAGCTGCGGCAGCACGAACAACCCGTAACTGCCGTTCAGTTGTTTGGCGTTGACCATGGCCTCAAATTCACGGCAGACCTTTTCTGCAAAGGGCCGCTGCTTCATCGGATAGGTCATCAGTTCAAAGCCGCGGAATGTTTTATCCAATTGCATCATCGCCCGGTTGAAGTAATATTTGATGCTCTTTTGCATAGCGAAAGGCATGGTATCAGGCACGAAGATGTACTGGCTCATGTATTCGTCTTCGTTCAGCAGGCCATAATCATAGGTGAACTTCCGGCGCCTTTTCGGAAAAAGGTAAAGTTCGGCACCGTGAACGCCGGAGGCGGCCTGGTAGGGATCGAGGATATGGCCGTTCGCATATTTCAGGGCCGGGAAATCGATGATCCGGCATTGCTGGATAAACGGCACTGTAGCGATCGCTAATTTGATCCCGGCAAAGCTAAAGTTCTGGAAATACTTTTGAACGAAGAACTCGGCGCTGGCGAAGCGGCGGTGCGGCTGATTGATCGAAAGGCGGTGCAGGCCGTCCTCGGCCAGCGTGATCGGCTTGGCCAGGTCCGCGGCACCTTCCATTTTCTTATCGCTGTCCTTGGTATAGGTATGATAAAAAGTCAGGGAATCCTTGCTCAGCTTCGGCGGTTCCGCAGCATTGGCATACAAACCCTTGGTCGTAATATAGTCGTAGATCGTACCGGAGAAATCATCCTTGGTAAAAGGCTGCTCGCCGATCTTCCCGCCGATGGCGCTGCCTTTGACGGTATACCATTCGTCACCGTTCAGATAAAGGAACGATTGGCCGAGCACATAGCCGGCCCACTGCTCCTTCGGCAGGGTTTTTAGGATCTCGGTGAGTGTATTTTTATCGGCGTAGCGGTATGCCAGGTCAACGCAGACGAAGAACTCCCCGTTCTGCTGGTGCACGCGGTATTTGAAGCCCTGGTAGATATCCGTTTGAATATCTACCGAATTGCTGGTCGGGTTCTTTTTGAGGAAGGAATTATTCCCGCCGCTCCATAAACCTTTTTTGCGCTTCAGCTGAAATTCGATGGCATTCTCCAGGAACCGCACGGCCAGGGCCATATTCTCGTAGGAACGGTCTTCCGGATCGAACTGAAAGACCTGCTCGACCGGTTCCAGGTAAACGTCCAGCGGCGTACCGACCAGGGTGATCGCGCAAAGCTCCGCGTCCGAACGGACAGCGATATATTTTTTATGGTCGTACCAGGCTTCCGATACCACGCCACGGGTCACCGAGGCCATGTGTTTGATCGCGTTGTTGAACGAGGTATTGTAATCTTTACCCTCGGTTTTTCCGCCCTCCACAGACACGGCCATCAGCCGGTAGCTAAACCGTAACTGGCTGCAATTGCTGATGCTGAACCAATTGAGTGTATTGTCCTTCGTCATAATTTAAATCATTTAGGATAATTTGTTTACACAGGAACCTGAAATTGCATATCGCGCAGGTTGCCGCTTTGTCCGTACGTTCATAATCTTCGATGTCCAGTTCGTCCCAGGGCCTAGATTGGGAAAGTTCCTCTTGCTCGTCGCTGAGCAGGAACACCCCGTCCAGCGCGTTGGCGGCCGAGTCCTTGTTGATCACATGCTCTTTGAATTTGCCATTGAGCAGGTTGAATTCGAAAAGGCGCACATCCTCCAGGGCGGGCAGCGGCTTCCACTGCTCCTTTTTATAACGCTCCCTCGAAAAATGGAGCGCTACGATACCGCCCAGCAGCAGCTGGCGCGAGTAGTCGGCGTCGGCTTTTTCCACGACCTTCCAGTCGATGACATGCATGGATTTACCCATATAGCTGATCAAATCGATCTGCGGCTGGATCTTGATACCCTCATATTCGTATTTCAGCGTCTTGGCGTCAGGGCGCAGAAAGCGGGCGGAAAGCAGGTACTGTTCCATGTTCCTGCCCGGCACCGGGCTTTGAAAATTCGGAAAGGCCAGCAGGATCTCTTCGATGGTCTGGTAGACGCCCTGTAGCTCTGCTTCCGTATAAGGCATATTGGACTCATGGACATCGAGGATCGCGTAATCGGTACCGGATTCCGTTTTAGAGATCTCCGGGTCGTGATAGAACCTGTTAGCGGAGAACTCGAATTGCTTTTTAGCCATATCGACCCCTTTTTTGGCGATCGCAGCATAATCGGGGACCTCGCGTTCCTGGTAATAGGGCAGGATCTCGTTGGTGATCATCCAATCGACGATAGTCCCCTGCCACATTTTCAAGTTCTTCATTTTGGACAGCTCATGCGCTTTGCGCCGGAAGGGATCGGCAAAACTGCGCGATGCCAGCTCGTACGCGAAGTAGAACTTGCGGTGGCACTGCCGCAGCACCTGCAATTTACTGATATTCCAATCCCTGTTCGCCATTACAAAGTATGATAAAGTTCTGTTAAACGATCTGTATAATTCTTCAGTGCCTCTTCGTTCTGGTACAAAAAGCTCTCGTCCGACTTGATGCCCGAAAGGTCCTTGCCCAGTTCACCGCGGATCATCCCTTTCCGGTAAGACGGCTGGAAACTGCCGGATGGCATGACCATATTCCGGGCTTCCGTCTGCAGGCGGTCAAAGGTGACCTGGATCGCATCCATCGCGCTGTCTATGCCCAGGCCCAGCAGTTTCAGGAGTTTGACCAGCGACTTGACAGGCACGCTGTTGGTAAACACGCGGTCTGCCTGGATCGCTTCGATCAGCGATGGGGTCAAGCCTGTTTTTTCCTGCAGTTCCAGGCTGGTCAGCTGTTTGACGGCGACACTTTGGGTCACCATGCTGCCCAATGAAGCTTTGCTGAGCTCTGCTGTCAATGCGTCCAGCATCCGGCCGGCCTTTTCCTCGGGCAGATGTACATCCACGGCCCGCTGGAATACAAAGGCGGCTTCTGCTTCCGGAGAAACAGCCGAGGCCTGGTCCGTCCGGCTGGCGTAAGCGGTCAGTATATGCTCGAACGGCAATAATTGCTTATCTTTTTTCATGACATGTTTTCTTTTATAATGCCCAATGTTTTCTTTTCTACTTTCGCTTTAGCCCGCAGGAAACGTACTTTCAGTTGATTGTTCTCGATCCCCAGCATGGCGGCGATGTCATCATAACTGTAGTTATTCATCCGCAGCAATAAAATATCTCGGTCCGTCTCACTGATCTCCTGCAGCGCTTTTTCGAGGGCTAGGAATAAGGGGCTTTGTGATGTTTCCTCTTCATAAACCTCGGTGCTGCCCATGTTCAATACCGGGCTATGCTCAAATTCGAGCCCCTCGCTATCCTCTTCCGTTGCGGCGAACTCATCCTGCCAGTCAACCAGCTTGAATTCGATCTGCTCTTTCGCCATTTTTGCCCGGACCGCCATCAGCGTATTGTTCCGGTGGATCTTAAAGAGCCAGTTCTGGAAATGCCTTTCGGAATCGAACTCGTTCCGGAGGATCACTTTGCCGACCGTTTCCAAGGTCTTATAAAGCACCTCATAACATTCCTCCTCATCCAGCGCCCAGTTCTTTAAGGAATACTGGTACAAGGAGCGCCCGTATAACTCATACAGGAGCGAAAGGCCTCCTTTGAGGTCTTCCTGGTACTTGGCGATGACTTGAAGATACTTTGCTTCCATGCGTTACTTATCTATATGTATTGAGGTTACCAAAAATGGCAGCCGGCACAAATAAATATTAAAATTAATTTATTCCGTTGATTAAAAATACCTTCGGTAACCTGAAATCATAGGATGTTAGTAAGTAGCTGATATTTGCTAATTTTAATGAACTAACCCGTTACGCATGAACTACCGCATTTACTTCGAATTCAAGGCCGTTGAGCGCCAGCTGATCGGCGTGTCGCTGAATGGGGAAAATGTCGGTTTGCAGACCGAAGTGGTGGCAGGTCACCGCATCTATGTCTATGAATTGCGTAATTACCAGGAAAGGTCCATCGCGCTCCGCATCCAAAACCTATCCGAAGCAGTGACGGTGATCATTTCCGTTCATAGTGATGCCGGACAGAATATCCTGTCTGACTGGCAAACACTGGAGCAACCGGACGAAGCCGCTGAGCTGCGGATCGACCTGCTGGAGAGCCGGATCGAGCGGATAACCGATAGCGGCCGGTTAATGCCGAATATGGTACCGGTCAGGCGGCCGAGCCGGAATGAGATCAAAGAGATCAGGGCGAAAATCCAGTTCGTCGAGCAGAAATATTCGGCCAATCAATCGTTCGCCCAGCCGACGCGGGATGAG
The genomic region above belongs to Mucilaginibacter sp. KACC 22773 and contains:
- a CDS encoding DNA polymerase, which gives rise to MNQFVINNLSVASGAGHSTFYVYDGSAYKTVTSMALIAEEKTNIISFDWDNVISWLSARKEAMPKYIIDIEQIAKQLYGQKKARQDLLPWSVWNILRAFYNEDTEKDDFKKTQKLYQGLADADEPERQRLFYRMLSAMYTCYEQQLKELNAKGEYDRFYHVERPIRVINLERTYKGITINTGSVSNWVSQLSHEVYKLRNRLQLEFDIVSPTDVKTVLSKIEDKALIREARELIEEKGYYFFLKDSKLRHPLIELLYQEKKSTTDLNALLSIGALNPTQQKIYPVYDSFGTITARTKVVTPNLQNLTRKFRSIVSADKKKELLYIDYAQFEAGILADDSKDVALINAYNTSYIYDSIGEKIQVEKYITDKVEQLKFCKSLFYKYSYGMDISNNIGILKDFKLEAHAPTLSKLIVDAFSSFTTLDAYRTAIKEKALTENKIGTRDGNYRYRLENEKNVSWAMSQRIQGTASLIIKRAIIKLRSIDNEIEFLIPMHDAALFQVPKETAKEKEDTIQRIFEEEFLKECPSLKVSAKFKNFCD
- a CDS encoding PD-(D/E)XK nuclease family protein, encoding MANRDWNISKLQVLRQCHRKFYFAYELASRSFADPFRRKAHELSKMKNLKMWQGTIVDWMITNEILPYYQEREVPDYAAIAKKGVDMAKKQFEFSANRFYHDPEISKTESGTDYAILDVHESNMPYTEAELQGVYQTIEEILLAFPNFQSPVPGRNMEQYLLSARFLRPDAKTLKYEYEGIKIQPQIDLISYMGKSMHVIDWKVVEKADADYSRQLLLGGIVALHFSRERYKKEQWKPLPALEDVRLFEFNLLNGKFKEHVINKDSAANALDGVFLLSDEQEELSQSRPWDELDIEDYERTDKAATCAICNFRFLCKQIILNDLNYDEGQYTQLVQHQQLQPVTV
- a CDS encoding HRDC domain-containing protein, which translates into the protein METGFNVQDLAIKFLEDCNAPVFLTGKAGTGKTTLLHRIKTANTKNMAVVAPTAVAAINAGGTTIHSFFQMPIGPLPPNSGEPLALRMSREKTVLLIKLELLIIDEISMVRADTLDYIDTLLRYVKGSAQPFGGVQVLMIGDLFQLPPVWERDWPILGRYYQGPYFFNSLVLQKHDFFTLELSQVYRQTDQAFISILNEIRHGQVTAELLEPLNKHYRSEAEIGTLQDYVTLSTHVQSVDRINTQRLEGLEGAAFVYKADVTGEFATDAYPAEAELVLKVGAQVMFVKNDLSGKKQYFNGRTARVTGLQETSIQVAFLDDHSEFEVLKETWQNVKFALSASEKKINETSAGSFTQYPLRLAWAITIHKSQGLTFDKAVIDVTSAFAAGQTYVALSRCRTLEGIVLRSPIRPENVKTAPAIVDFMTAATSGSPDLATLAVAKKISEFNVISDAFNFGVLSDAWTGFKDQLEKQAGDAGTINAQEAVAMTKVFGSELRAVGDRFIQKELRQGLPRAVLQERINAAAAFFQPKLSGLQAQLEHILLQLPGSELESEFYNRYNYLQANIRQKLAMLHGAVHFSTGADILLYARDALVGYKPVFKNWRPKTTAKDADVENPALYKALLDWRGETAQQKGTPEYSLISEKILREIAKKLPKTFSQLSAIKNFGEQRAQEYGEAILRMVREFLGEGDRLF
- a CDS encoding RNA polymerase sigma factor yields the protein MEAKYLQVIAKYQEDLKGGLSLLYELYGRSLYQYSLKNWALDEEECYEVLYKTLETVGKVILRNEFDSERHFQNWLFKIHRNNTLMAVRAKMAKEQIEFKLVDWQDEFAATEEDSEGLEFEHSPVLNMGSTEVYEEETSQSPLFLALEKALQEISETDRDILLLRMNNYSYDDIAAMLGIENNQLKVRFLRAKAKVEKKTLGIIKENMS
- a CDS encoding RNA-directed DNA polymerase; the protein is MTTTTEFLLNNIAVRLTTKILVAGQVRPDVHGSGVIYYTTKDCGYMYVFTALHCVLGRRTHSAEGNTYEYAIKDVDHVLVEHNPNLDSSAFKSEKVAVAEIIVDSQNDFCILKVEKMLVSHIPNFPEIVIHSNKRKEGTFRSAGFLSSNDRKNLTFINFNYAGASPDKMLVVTTQGGIDGEDATAKIGGYSGSGLMMKKVPVLCGLVTKLNDETAFAGNVHVKDLSYLPINELLNTHDSTNEKIRYTSDAHHIIINEDGDLIDLSKVEVNGVKLNIWKAVGNIRKDLADDWFQDPLRFKDILYSADIYKLIKANLANGKYQPKDPELYAIPKEGFTTRKAVQTAFLDRVIYQAAVDHLANELDNKVISSHVYSVRYNYNVTNNHDYFFFHTVEQWRKFQYQIHDTINPAMPYLVATDITNFYDNIAAHSLQTALTEHRINVSDKSAYDSACAIVIEQIRKWQSNTGPLSDGIPQNREPSAFLANLLLANVDKQMIADFPHYYRYMDDIRITCKDKFEARRALMFLIDKLSEIGLNLNSQKTKILNYNDGADRGKIEEYTPALDKEIEQICSLMDSGKSREVQISVIMVNKMFHESLSDIHDLTKRKKFKFAIERLQRFSRTPLLKDLINFSEIVKAIIERFEDNPWYSEIYTRFLLTVDRQYITNDLLAILIPLVINASKNIYTWQSYLILKLLAFHQVADTELQQFAQKIINHSQGVEKAPVVAGACLYLASVDTTSINLIKSSFNRGYFQSHLSKRCALICLQSIAPGDLNNSYLDAVDKEIHLKAYNKFTEFGKQSFVYGLPKLKVNQISRDLPQIISLL